From the genome of Candidatus Eisenbacteria bacterium:
GGCCACTGGGAAGAAGCCCAAAGTCGCGCTCGTGGCGTGCATGCGGACACTGCTGATCCACCTCAACAGCCTCATGCGTCAGCATCGGTTCGGCCCGACACCCACTCCCATCCGGGTCTCGTAATCGAGACGGTTGCTCAGGCGCCGCGCACGGCGACGATCCGCAGCACGTCGCCGCCGTCGTGCGCCCGCATCGACTCGCGGAGAAAGCGCGCGAGCTGTCGCGTGGCGGTCGCCACGCCGGCGTACCGGCGCGTGGTTCGCCAGGAGAGCAGGGCGTGATGGCGCGTCGTGGTGGCCGGCGCCCCGACGAGGCGATAGCCGTGCCGCTCGAGCAGTCGGGTCACCGACCGGGCGTCGAAGAACCAGTAGTGGAGCGGCGCCGACAGGTGCACCCAGCCGGCCTCGTCGAGCCGCAGGCGGACGGCGTCGCCGTTCGGGACCGCGAGGTGCAGTCGGCCGCCGGGCGTGAGCAGGCGCGCGACCTCGGCCAGCTCGTCGTTCGGGTCCGGCACGTGCTCGAGGCTGTGGCTCATGACGACGGCGTCGAAGGCGCCTGCCGGAAGCGCGAGGTCGCGCAGCGCCCCGAGCCGCACCTCGATGCCGTACTCGCCCGCTCGCGCGACGGCGGCCGGGCTGAGGTCGGTCCCGAGCACGTCGCAGCCGCGCGCCTTCAAGTAGACGAGCAGGTCACCGAAACCCGAGCCGACCTCGAGCACGCGGAGGCCACGGCGGCCGTCGAGCGGCACGTTCACGTCGAAGAGCCAGCGCGCAATCGGGCGGGTGAGGGGACGGAGCGCGCGGCCGACGACCGACTGACCCGCCGGTGCGGCGGCGCCGTCGCGCAGCGCGTCCCACAGCCGCTGCTTCAGGGGGCCGCGCCGCCGCCCCCCGTACGCGTTGAAGTCGGGCTCGGCCGCGTAGTAGCGCGCGACCGTCTCCTGGCTCGGGCGGGGATCGAGACGGCGGAGGCCGCAGCGGCAGCGCACGTGGAAGGTGCGCCCCTCGGGCGCGTCCGGATGCTCGATCGCGAACAGGCGCTCGCCGCCCTCGCCGCCGCAGAGCGCGCAGCGACTCTCGATCCAGTCGGCCGTCGCCCGCGCCGCCGACGCCGTCAGCGGTTCACCGCCGCCATCATGAAGGCCGGGTAGCGCTCGCCCGAGGCGACGCCGGTGGGGAACGCGGCCGCGATCCGATCGAGGTCGGCGCGGCCGAGGCGGACGTCGAGCGCTCCCAGGTTCTCGGCCAGGTACTTCCGGCGCTTCGTGCCCGGAATGGGGATGACGTCGTCGCCCTGCGCGAGCACCCAGGCGAGGGCGAGCTGCGCGGACGTGCAGGCCTTCTCGCGCGCGAGCGTCTCGACCTGCGCGACCAAATCGAGGTTCCGCTGGAAGTTCTCGCCCTGGAAGCGCGGCGAGAGGCGCCGGTAGTCGTCGGCGGCGAAGTCCTCGAAGCGGCGGATCTGCCCCGTGAGGAAGCCGCGCCCGAGCGGACTGTAGGCGACGAACGCGATGCCGAGCTCGCGGCAGGCGGCGAGGATCCCGTCCTCGGGATCGCGCGTCCACAGCGAGTACTCGGACTGCAGCGCCGCGATCGGATGGACGGCATGCGCGCGGCGCAGGGTCGTGGCGCCCGCTTCGGAGAGCCCCAGGTGACGCACCTTGCCGGCGCGGACGAGCTCGGCCATCGCTCCGACCGTGTCCTCGATCGGAACGTTCGGGTCGACGCGGTGCTGATAGTAGAGGTCGATCGTGTCGACGCCGAGACGCCGCAGGCTCCCGTCGCACGCCGCCCGGACGTACTCGGGCTTCCCGTTGATGCCGCGAACCGTCCGCGCCGCTTCGTCGCGCACGATCCCGAACTTGGTGGCGAGCACGACCCGATCGCGACGCCCCTTCACCGCCCGGCCGACCAGCTCCTCGTTCGTGTACGGGCCGTACATGTCGGCCGTGTCGAGGAAGTCGAGACCCGCGTCGAGGGCCGCATGGATGGTCGCGATCGACTCGGCGTCGTCGCAGGCGCCGTAGAACTCGGACATGCCCATGCAACCGAGCCCGAGCGCCGAGACCATCGGACCGCCTTTGCCGAGACGTCGCTGCTCCATGGATCGTCTCTAGCCCATCGTCGTGGGCGACGAAACGCAGGCGAGGCTGGCGGCGCCCGGGTCCGTCGCGCTACGGTCGCACGCATGGCGCCGACGATCCGCCTCGCGCTCCCGGGCGACGTGGCCGCAATGCTCGCCATCTACGCCGAGGTCGTTCGCACGTCGGCGATCACGTTCGAGTACGACCCGCCGTCGGAGGCGGAATTCGGCGAGCGCGTGGCGACCGTCGGGGCGAAGTTCCCGTGGCTCGTGTACGCGCGCGACGGCGAGGTGCTGGGCTACGCCTACGCGACCACGTGGCGTGCGCGCGCCGCCTACGAGTGGTCGGTCGAGACGACCGTGTACGTCCGCGACGACGTGCACCGCCAGGGCGTCGGGCGAGGGCTCTATCGATCGCTCATCGCCTGCCTGCGCCTGCAGGGCCACCGCCTCGCGATCGGCGGGATCACGCTGCCGAACCCCGCCAGCGTCGGACTGCACGAGGCATGTGGCTTCCGCCTGGTCGGCGTGCACCGGGCGTGCGGCCACAAGCAGGGCCGATGGCACGACGTCGGCTTCTGGGAGCTCGAGCTGGCGCCCCGCGCCGACGCCGCGCCGGCGCCGCCGGTGCCGCCGAGCTCGCTCGTCGGGACGACGGCGTGGGAACAGGCGATGGCGAGCGGACTCGGCCGCACCTCGCCTGCGCACGATTGACCCCGACGAGCGCGGCGGTCTATCGGGGCGCTCGCGATGGATCGTCACCCGTTGGATCGCCACCCGCTCGCCTCGCTCTTCACGTCGACCGGGGCGCGGAGCCGACGCGCGTCGTCGTGGGATCGCAGCGGTGGCAACAGGGACTTCCTGTTCGTCGGCCCCGGCGAGACGGCCGTGCTGATGGAGCACGAGGGGCCCGGCTGCATCACCCACGTGTACTGCGCGCTCGTGTTGCCCGATCCGGTCGACTACCGTGACGCGATCGTGCGCTGCTGGTGGGACGGCGAGGCGACGCCGTCGGTCGAGGTCCCGCTGGGCGACTTCTTCACGATCGCCCACGCGCGCGTGCGGCCGATCCGTACCGCGCTCACGTCGGTGAACGCGGGCTTCGCGGCGTCGCACGCGCTCAACGCCTACTTCCCGATGCCGTTCGCGACCAGTGCCCGCGTGACCATCGAGCACCGCGGCGAGCGGCCGCTCGGCGGCGGGCTGCCGGCGTTCTGGTACCACATCGACTACGAGACCTACGATCGGCCGCCGCCGCAGGACGTGCTGCGCTTCCATGCCCAGTGGCGCCAGGAGAAGCCGACGGTGCCGGTCGGCCCGCGCCCGAACCGCCAGCTCCACGGCGGCATCAACCTCGACGGCGCCGAGAACTACGTGGCCCTCGACGCGACGGGCGCAGGGCAGATGGTCGGCCTGCTCCTCGAGATCAACAACGTCGCGGGCGGCTGGTACGGCGAGGGGGACGACATGGTGTTCGTCGACGGCGAGACGTGGCCGCCGGCGATCCACGGCACCGGCACCGAGGAGATCTTCGGCAGCGGCGCCTGTCCGACGACGGAATTCGCCGCGCCGTATCACGGCTTTCACCTGCTCGAGTCGCCGGACTGGTCGGGCCTGGTCGGCGCCTACCGCTGGTTCGTGCACGATCCCATCCGCTTCACCCGCTCGCTGCGGTGGACCGTGGAGCACGGACACGCGAACAACTTCGCGAACGAGTACGCCTCGCTCGCCTACTGGTACCAGACCGAGCCCCACGCGCCGTTCCCGGCGCTGCCCGATCGCGCCGCGCTGCGACCGCCGCTGCCGCCCGTCTACGAGGAGGCACGCGCGGCGCTCTTCGCCGCCGCGTCGGCGGCGATGACGTCGCGATCGGACGCCGAGGTCCTGCGCGTCGTCGCCATCGGCGAGCCGTTCTACGCCGGGCGATTCGAGGAGACGCTGGAGCGCTTGCGCCGTGGCCCAGCGTAGACTCGGCACGCCGTGCTGGAGGAGTCCCCCAATCGGGAGGGTCTGCATGTCACGAGCCCAGCCACTGCGGTGACCCGACCAGCGTCATGACGCTCGCCTACTGCCAACCCCAGAGCGTGCTACCCGGCGACGAGGTGATGGTCCACGTCTCCGCGCCGGGACCGACGGCGACGATCGAGGTCGTGCGTGACGGTGTCGCACCGGGGTGCGTGCTTCGGCAGGACGTGCGCGTCGCCGAGCACGCGATCCCCGACGACGCGCCGGAAGCCGGCTGTCGCTGGCCAGCGACGCTGGCGTTTCGGGTGGGGGAAGATTGGCGGAGCGGCTGCTACCTCGTCCGCGTGACGCTGGCGGGCGCCGCCGGGCCCGCGCTCCCGACGGCATTCTTCGTCGTGCGCGCCCGCCGCCCCTCGGCCGACCGGATGCTGCTCGTGCTCGCGACCAACACCTGGAACGCCTACAACGACGTCGGCGGGCGCAACTACTATACGGGGTCGGTCGAGGCGTCGTTCGCGCGGCCGCTCGGGCGCGGCATGCTCGCCAAGCCCGACGAGCGCGGCGCGCGCCTGGCCTCGGTCGTGCCGGGCACGTTCGTCGACGCGTACGTCGGCGGCGTCAGCGAGCACGGCCTCTCGATGTGGCACGGGATGGCTGGCTGGGCGACGTGGGAGCGGCGCTTCGCCGTCTGGGCGGAGGGCGCCGGGTACGCGCTCGACTACGCAATCAACGCCGATCTCGAGCGCGTGCCGGGCCTGCTCGAGGGCCGGCGGCTCTACCTCAGCGTCGGACACGACGAGTACTGGTCGTGGGGCATGCGGGACGCCGTCGAGTCGTTCGTCGGCGCCGGCGGCAACGCGGCGTTCCTCTCCGGCAACGTCTGCTACTGGCAGGTGCGGCTGGCGGGCGACGTGCAGACCTGCTTCAAGCACCGCTTCCGCGAGGACCCGCTCTTCGGCACCGACCGCCAGCGTCTCACGACGACGATCTGGGCCGATCCAATCCTCGGCCGGCCCGAGACCCAGATGACCGGCGTGTCGTTCACGCGCGGCGGCTACTCGCGGATCGCCGGCAGCGTGCCGCACGCGAGCGGCGGCTACGTCGTGCATCGCCCCGAGCACTGGGCGTTCGAAGGCACCCGCCTGCGCTTCGGCGACCTGCTCGGGGCGCGCGACGTCGTGGTCGGCTACGAGTGCGACGGCTGCGAGCTCGCGATGGTCGACGGGCGACCCGTGGCAACGGGACGCGACGCTTGCCCGCCCGGGTTCGAGGTGCTCGCGACCGCGCCGGCCATGCCGTTCGATCGTCACACGACGCCCCTCGAGCTGCCGCCCGGTGGCGAGTACGAGCTCGAGTTCCACGCGCAGCGCCTGCTGGGCGACGACTCGGTCGCGAGCTGCGACCGCCTGCGCTACGGCCACGCCGTCCTCGGCTGCTACACGCGCGGGGGCATCGTGCTCACGACCGGCTGCACCGACTGGGTCCACGGCCTCGGTGATCCCTCGATCGACCGGGTCACCTGCAACGTGCTCGATCGCCTGGGACGCCGCGCGTAGGCGTCTCGCGACGGCGGCCAGTGCGAGCGCGGCGCATTCCCACGGATGAGAGGCCCGCTCCATCCGGCGTGGGGTGGCCGGCTCCGGCTCGTGGTACGGTTCCTGCTCCGCCTCGGGGCGGAGGGTTGCCACCATGGCGAACTGGACTGGCGGGCGAATCGCCCTGGGGCTCGCCGCGGCGCTGCTCGGGCTTGGCGCAGCGGCGGTGGAGGGGGCGTACCGCGAAATCGAGGTCACCGGCGGTGCGAAGATCGCCGGCCAGGTTCGGGTGACCGGCGAAGTCACGCCCCTGCCGCCGCAGCCCGTCTTCAAGGAGCACGACGAGTGCGGCGAGAGCGTCCCGGACGAACGGTTGGTCATCGACTCCGAACATCGTCTGGCGAACGCCGTGGTGCGCTTGGTCGACGTCGGGGCCGGCAAGCCCATCGCGCGCTCGGAGCCGGTCCGCCTCGACAACCGCAAGTGCACCTTCGTGCCGCACGTGGTCGCCGCGGCCGTCGGCCAGACGCTCGACATCCGCAACGACGATCCGTTCCTGCACGATGCGCACGCCTGGCTCGGAACGCGCACGCTCTTCAACCTGGCCGTTCCCAAGGGTCGTACGGTCCACAGCGTGCTGGCCGATCCCGGCATCGTCCACGTGAACTGCAACGTGCGTCACACGTGGATGCACGCGTATCTATTCGTCGCCGAGAATCCCTACGTCGCGGTGACGGATGCGTCCGGGGGCTTCACGCTGGGCGACGTGCCGCCGGGCACCTACAAGATCGCGGTCTGGCACGAGCTCCTGGGGAGCCAGGAGCGCGAGGTGACGGTCGCGCCCGGACAGGCGGTCACGGTCGACTTCGCCCTCGACGCGGTCGCGCCGATGGAGCCTGGTCCGCCGCGCGAGGACTAGACGCAGCCCGCGTCGCTACGCGCCCTCGCGCCCGACCACCGACACGAAGCTCACGCACTTGCCGGGAAAGCCGCCGAGGTTGTGCGTGAGGCCGAGCCTCGGATTCTTGATCTGGCGCGGCCCGGCTTCGCCACGGAGCTGGAGCCAGCACTCGTACATCATGCGCAGGCCCGACGCCCCGATCGGATGGCCGAACGACTTGAGGCCGCCGTCGGGATTCACGGGCAGGCCGCCCTCGAGATCGAAGAAGCCGTCGAGGACGTCCTTCCAGGCGGTGCCGCGCGCGCTGAAGCCGAGGTCCTCGTAGAGGACGAGCTCGGTCGGCGTGAAGCAGTCGTGGACCTCGGCGAGCGAGAGCTGCTTGCGCGCATCGGTGATGCCCGCCTGGCGATACGCGTCGGCCGCCGACGCCACGACCTCGCGGAAGGTCGTGAAGTCGTAGTCGGTGTCCATGTGGCCGGCGCCGGGTCCGGCGACGAACGAGAGCGCTTTGATGTAGATCGGGTCCTTGCAGTACTTCTTCGCGTCCTCGGCCCGCACGACGATGGCGGCCGCGGAGCCGTCCGACACCCCCGAGCAGTCCATGATGCCGAGCGGCTCGGCCACCTTCGGGGAGGCGAGGATCGCCTCCATCGGCACCTCGGCCTGGAACTGCGCCTTCGGGTTGCGCGCGCCGTTCTTGTGGTTCTTCCACGCGATGCGCGCGAGGACCTCCTTCCCCTTCTTCGGATCGAGGCCGTACTTCTTGAAGTAGGCGGGGGCGAGGAGCGAGAACGACGCCGGGGCGGTCATGCTGGAGTTGGTGCCGTCGTTCGGCGGCTCGGCGCCGACCAGGCCCGAGTATCCCGAGTCCTTCAGCTTCTCGACCCCGATCGCCATCGCCACGTCGTAGGCGCCGCTCGCGACTGCGTAGCAGGCCTGCCGCAGCGATTCGGAGCCGGTCGCGCAGTAATTCTCGACGTGCGTCACCGGCTTGTACGGGATCTTGAGGGGCACCGAGAGCGTCAGCCCCGAGAGCTGTCCCAGCGTACCGAGCCAGTAGGCGTCGACGTCGTTCGGCTCGATGCCCGCGGAGCCCAGGGCATCGTAGGCGGCGTCGACCAGGAGGTCGTCCGCGCTCTTGTCCCAATGCTCGCCGAACTTCGTGCAGCCCATGCCGATGATCGCGACGCGATCCTTGATGCCGTTGCTGCCCATGGTGATCTCCTTTGAACGCCTTGCGGCGGCCTTGCGGCGGCCTAGCGGCGGGGGCGCGCCTTCCAGAAGTAGTTGTGCACGCCCTCGGCGGTGAACATGCGGCGGAAGGTCATCTCGACCTCGTCGCCAATCGCCACCGCCGCGGGGTCGCAGTCGGTCATCTCGCACAGGAAGCGGCCGCCACCGTCGAAATCGAGCACGACGCTGACCGTCGGCGGGTTCAGCGAGAACGCCAGGTGGTCGAGCGTCAGGGTCGCGATCCGGGCCGTCCGGTCGGCGAACGGGTAGGGCTCCATCTCGTCCTTGGCGGCGCAGCGCACGCAGATGCGTTGCGGCGGGAGCTGCGGCGTGCCGCAGGCGGTGCATTTGGTTCCGACGAAGCCGTGCTTCCACAGCGTCGAGCGCAGCATCGGCGGCGCACCGGGCCGCACCGGGTCCGGCCGGCGCGGCGGCTCCGTCGGCAGGATCTCGCGCCACTTGAGATAGGTGCCGTAGCCGACCTCGCCCTTCGACTCGATGAGGCGCCCGACGGAGCGCGGCTGCTTGTACGCGCCGATGGCGTCGGTGACGCGCAGGAGCACTGCGTCCGCGCCGTCGGCGGCGAGCGCCACCAGGACGCGATCACCCGGCTTTGCGGCCGCGAGCACGTTCGCCAGCATGAGGCCGGCGTGCGCCGCGCCCGTCTGGCCCACGGTCAACGCCAGCGGGTCGGCGAAGCGGGTCGGCTCGAGCTTCAAACGCTTCGCGACGTCGGCCGTCGCCCGCGGGTTCGGACAGTCGAGAACGACCGCGGCCAGATCGCCGGGCTGCACACCGGCCTTCTGCAGGACCGCCTGCACGGCCTTTCCGAGCAGCGGGGAGTACGCCTGCGTGAGCGCGAAGCGCTCCTCCCAGGAGTGCGGGAACGTCTCGTCGGGCTGGCGCCAGGTGTCCAGGAACTCGCGCGTCAGCGACGCCGACGCGACGACCTCGGCGATGACGCCCTCGGAGCCGAGCACGAAGGCGGCCGCGCCGTCGCCGTTGGTCCGCTCCGCCTTGGCTTCGGGGGCGGCGAGGCGCGCGTCGCCGATCGCGACCAGCGCCTGCTTGCCACCACCGCGCACCGCGTCGGCAGCCTGCAGGAACGCCGAGACCCCGGCACGGACCGATCCCGTGCAGTCGGCGGCACGCAGCTCGGGCGGCAGCAGCGCGGCGGCGCCGACCAGCGCGGCGTTCAGCTTGTCGGCATAGGGCGGGGTCGTGGTCGCGAAGAAGAGCGCCTCGACCGACTTCGCCGGCGCCGCGCGAAGCGCGTCGCGGGCCGCCTCGACGGCCATGGAGACGCTGTCCTCGTCGAAGCTGGCGACGGCTCGCTCGCCCTTCTCGGATGGGACACCGAGGACCTGTGCGATGGCCGAGCGCTTGAGGCGCCGGTACGGGACGTAGGAGCCGTAGGAGACGATGCCGACCATGAGCGCAATCTCCTACGAGCCTGCGCCCCGTCATGCAACGGTTCGGTTTGAAGGTCGGGACGACCCCTGACACCCTGGATC
Proteins encoded in this window:
- a CDS encoding glycoside hydrolase family 172 protein, translated to MDRHPLDRHPLASLFTSTGARSRRASSWDRSGGNRDFLFVGPGETAVLMEHEGPGCITHVYCALVLPDPVDYRDAIVRCWWDGEATPSVEVPLGDFFTIAHARVRPIRTALTSVNAGFAASHALNAYFPMPFATSARVTIEHRGERPLGGGLPAFWYHIDYETYDRPPPQDVLRFHAQWRQEKPTVPVGPRPNRQLHGGINLDGAENYVALDATGAGQMVGLLLEINNVAGGWYGEGDDMVFVDGETWPPAIHGTGTEEIFGSGACPTTEFAAPYHGFHLLESPDWSGLVGAYRWFVHDPIRFTRSLRWTVEHGHANNFANEYASLAYWYQTEPHAPFPALPDRAALRPPLPPVYEEARAALFAAASAAMTSRSDAEVLRVVAIGEPFYAGRFEETLERLRRGPA
- a CDS encoding carboxypeptidase regulatory-like domain-containing protein, giving the protein MANWTGGRIALGLAAALLGLGAAAVEGAYREIEVTGGAKIAGQVRVTGEVTPLPPQPVFKEHDECGESVPDERLVIDSEHRLANAVVRLVDVGAGKPIARSEPVRLDNRKCTFVPHVVAAAVGQTLDIRNDDPFLHDAHAWLGTRTLFNLAVPKGRTVHSVLADPGIVHVNCNVRHTWMHAYLFVAENPYVAVTDASGGFTLGDVPPGTYKIAVWHELLGSQEREVTVAPGQAVTVDFALDAVAPMEPGPPRED
- a CDS encoding arsinothricin resistance N-acetyltransferase ArsN1 family B; translated protein: MAPTIRLALPGDVAAMLAIYAEVVRTSAITFEYDPPSEAEFGERVATVGAKFPWLVYARDGEVLGYAYATTWRARAAYEWSVETTVYVRDDVHRQGVGRGLYRSLIACLRLQGHRLAIGGITLPNPASVGLHEACGFRLVGVHRACGHKQGRWHDVGFWELELAPRADAAPAPPVPPSSLVGTTAWEQAMASGLGRTSPAHD
- a CDS encoding acetyl-CoA acetyltransferase, with product MGSNGIKDRVAIIGMGCTKFGEHWDKSADDLLVDAAYDALGSAGIEPNDVDAYWLGTLGQLSGLTLSVPLKIPYKPVTHVENYCATGSESLRQACYAVASGAYDVAMAIGVEKLKDSGYSGLVGAEPPNDGTNSSMTAPASFSLLAPAYFKKYGLDPKKGKEVLARIAWKNHKNGARNPKAQFQAEVPMEAILASPKVAEPLGIMDCSGVSDGSAAAIVVRAEDAKKYCKDPIYIKALSFVAGPGAGHMDTDYDFTTFREVVASAADAYRQAGITDARKQLSLAEVHDCFTPTELVLYEDLGFSARGTAWKDVLDGFFDLEGGLPVNPDGGLKSFGHPIGASGLRMMYECWLQLRGEAGPRQIKNPRLGLTHNLGGFPGKCVSFVSVVGREGA
- a CDS encoding N,N-dimethylformamidase beta subunit family domain-containing protein, whose protein sequence is MTLAYCQPQSVLPGDEVMVHVSAPGPTATIEVVRDGVAPGCVLRQDVRVAEHAIPDDAPEAGCRWPATLAFRVGEDWRSGCYLVRVTLAGAAGPALPTAFFVVRARRPSADRMLLVLATNTWNAYNDVGGRNYYTGSVEASFARPLGRGMLAKPDERGARLASVVPGTFVDAYVGGVSEHGLSMWHGMAGWATWERRFAVWAEGAGYALDYAINADLERVPGLLEGRRLYLSVGHDEYWSWGMRDAVESFVGAGGNAAFLSGNVCYWQVRLAGDVQTCFKHRFREDPLFGTDRQRLTTTIWADPILGRPETQMTGVSFTRGGYSRIAGSVPHASGGYVVHRPEHWAFEGTRLRFGDLLGARDVVVGYECDGCELAMVDGRPVATGRDACPPGFEVLATAPAMPFDRHTTPLELPPGGEYELEFHAQRLLGDDSVASCDRLRYGHAVLGCYTRGGIVLTTGCTDWVHGLGDPSIDRVTCNVLDRLGRRA
- a CDS encoding aldo/keto reductase; translated protein: MEQRRLGKGGPMVSALGLGCMGMSEFYGACDDAESIATIHAALDAGLDFLDTADMYGPYTNEELVGRAVKGRRDRVVLATKFGIVRDEAARTVRGINGKPEYVRAACDGSLRRLGVDTIDLYYQHRVDPNVPIEDTVGAMAELVRAGKVRHLGLSEAGATTLRRAHAVHPIAALQSEYSLWTRDPEDGILAACRELGIAFVAYSPLGRGFLTGQIRRFEDFAADDYRRLSPRFQGENFQRNLDLVAQVETLAREKACTSAQLALAWVLAQGDDVIPIPGTKRRKYLAENLGALDVRLGRADLDRIAAAFPTGVASGERYPAFMMAAVNR
- a CDS encoding OB-fold domain-containing protein, with protein sequence MVGIVSYGSYVPYRRLKRSAIAQVLGVPSEKGERAVASFDEDSVSMAVEAARDALRAAPAKSVEALFFATTTPPYADKLNAALVGAAALLPPELRAADCTGSVRAGVSAFLQAADAVRGGGKQALVAIGDARLAAPEAKAERTNGDGAAAFVLGSEGVIAEVVASASLTREFLDTWRQPDETFPHSWEERFALTQAYSPLLGKAVQAVLQKAGVQPGDLAAVVLDCPNPRATADVAKRLKLEPTRFADPLALTVGQTGAAHAGLMLANVLAAAKPGDRVLVALAADGADAVLLRVTDAIGAYKQPRSVGRLIESKGEVGYGTYLKWREILPTEPPRRPDPVRPGAPPMLRSTLWKHGFVGTKCTACGTPQLPPQRICVRCAAKDEMEPYPFADRTARIATLTLDHLAFSLNPPTVSVVLDFDGGGRFLCEMTDCDPAAVAIGDEVEMTFRRMFTAEGVHNYFWKARPRR
- a CDS encoding class I SAM-dependent methyltransferase, yielding MRCRCGLRRLDPRPSQETVARYYAAEPDFNAYGGRRRGPLKQRLWDALRDGAAAPAGQSVVGRALRPLTRPIARWLFDVNVPLDGRRGLRVLEVGSGFGDLLVYLKARGCDVLGTDLSPAAVARAGEYGIEVRLGALRDLALPAGAFDAVVMSHSLEHVPDPNDELAEVARLLTPGGRLHLAVPNGDAVRLRLDEAGWVHLSAPLHYWFFDARSVTRLLERHGYRLVGAPATTTRHHALLSWRTTRRYAGVATATRQLARFLRESMRAHDGGDVLRIVAVRGA